One Streptomyces sp. P9-A2 DNA window includes the following coding sequences:
- a CDS encoding RNA polymerase sigma factor has product MRALDELDEERLVRLVARGDRGAFDELYRRTSPWLAVRLRRRCADEQIVAEVMQETYLAVWRAAGAFAGSAVGGTAVGWLWTIAARRLVDAFRRRAHHAEPPVAAAERAVVPAAEDEALAGTVDGDVGDALRRLAPELREVLQAMVLDGFSVRETAVLLRLPEGTVKTRARRARIAMREALA; this is encoded by the coding sequence GTGAGAGCACTGGACGAGCTGGACGAGGAGCGCCTCGTCCGGCTGGTGGCCAGAGGTGACCGCGGGGCGTTCGACGAGTTGTACCGGCGCACGTCGCCGTGGCTGGCTGTGCGGTTGCGCCGCCGCTGCGCGGACGAGCAGATCGTCGCCGAGGTCATGCAGGAGACCTATCTGGCGGTGTGGCGCGCGGCCGGCGCGTTCGCCGGGAGCGCGGTCGGCGGGACGGCCGTCGGATGGTTGTGGACGATCGCGGCGCGCCGCCTCGTCGACGCGTTCCGGCGCCGTGCCCACCATGCCGAGCCGCCGGTCGCCGCCGCCGAGCGGGCGGTGGTGCCCGCGGCGGAGGACGAGGCACTGGCCGGGACCGTCGACGGGGACGTCGGTGACGCTCTTCGGCGACTGGCGCCGGAACTTCGAGAGGTCCTGCAGGCCATGGTGCTGGACGGGTTCTCCGTGCGGGAGACCGCCGTCCTGCTCAGACTGCCCGAAGGCACGGTCAAGACCCGCGCCCGCCGGGCCCGGATCGCGATGCGGGAGGCGCTGGCATGA
- a CDS encoding ABC transporter ATP-binding protein translates to MPTTNAADTAPKTYAWEIRASGLRVRVGRKKMAVDGLDLCLGIGTHGLLGPNGAGKTTLIRTLATVLRPTEGELEMLGTCVGAMADYRALRRRIGYLPQDFSYYKRFTVREFVEYMAWLKEVPKAAVPAAVQRAVERVGLADRADHRMKTLSGGMVRRAGIAQAIVNDPAVLLLDEPTVGLDPAQRLRFRELLQGLGRDTCVVVSTHLVEDVAAACSDVVLFADGRLVFQGTPDDLAAAGGPEHPGGSPLERGYSALLQGSEQPGGTW, encoded by the coding sequence ATGCCCACCACAAACGCGGCCGACACCGCGCCGAAAACCTACGCCTGGGAGATCCGGGCCAGCGGCCTGAGAGTACGCGTCGGACGCAAGAAGATGGCCGTCGACGGACTCGACCTCTGCCTGGGCATCGGCACCCACGGCCTCCTGGGACCCAACGGAGCGGGAAAGACCACCCTGATCCGGACGCTGGCCACCGTGCTGCGCCCCACCGAGGGCGAACTGGAGATGCTCGGCACCTGCGTGGGCGCGATGGCTGACTACCGGGCCCTGCGCCGCCGGATCGGCTACCTGCCGCAGGATTTCAGCTACTACAAGCGCTTCACAGTGCGTGAGTTCGTCGAGTACATGGCCTGGTTGAAGGAGGTTCCGAAGGCAGCCGTCCCCGCGGCCGTCCAGCGGGCCGTGGAACGGGTGGGCCTGGCGGACCGCGCGGACCATCGGATGAAGACCCTGTCCGGCGGCATGGTGCGGCGGGCCGGCATCGCTCAGGCCATCGTCAACGATCCCGCGGTGCTGCTGTTGGACGAGCCGACAGTCGGCCTGGACCCGGCGCAGCGGTTGCGCTTCCGCGAGCTGTTGCAGGGACTGGGCCGCGACACGTGTGTGGTCGTCTCCACCCATCTGGTCGAGGACGTCGCGGCCGCCTGCTCCGACGTGGTGCTCTTCGCCGACGGCCGCCTCGTCTTCCAAGGCACGCCGGACGACCTGGCCGCGGCGGGCGGCCCCGAACACCCGGGCGGCAGCCCCCTGGAGCGCGGCTACTCGGCGCTGCTCCAGGGCTCCGAGCAGCCGGGAGGCACCTGGTGA